A region of the Vigna unguiculata cultivar IT97K-499-35 chromosome 9, ASM411807v1, whole genome shotgun sequence genome:
TTGACCTCGTAGTCAGTGCTAGTTTGATAAACTTGTGGTTTTACTGTATATTTTCCAGAAGCATATCTgcaaatttgtttattttctttagaaagatatttatttttctttctttttaagatGGCTCCCCATCCAGTTTCACATCCATCACATTCGATTACTAAGAAATCTGAATCTAATGGTAATTGTAGGGTGGGTAATTTATTTaccttttgttttatattttggactaattttatatcttcagaattgaattttctttctccttttagaGAAGTTTTGTTGTATAAAGGAGCAGTGTATTTTCCCAAATCTGGGATAAAATTCCTAGCATAATTTAAAAGTCCTAAAAAGGATCTTAGTGTTTTTATATCTTCCATTTTGTCTTTGGACAAGTTAGACCCTTTagtagaatcaattatatgattCAATCTTCTAGAGACTTcttctagaagagctattatagtGTTATTTTGTCCTATAATAACTGTGTGTACATGATCTACCTCTGAAGTAGGTTTTTTATAACCTATCGGAGGagagtttgtaattttttctacAGCCGTTAAGGCTGATTTGTAGTCAGAGCCTAGGAATGGCTGTATGTGAtccataaaaaattttaaaaacagaaTATATAAAATAGCAGTGTAGTGACTGAAAAATAGTAGGCAAAGCGGAAAAGCAGTAGCAGGAGATAAAAGGCAGGAATCTACGGAATACACTGTAGAGTAATACttataaagaatataaataatcataaggCTTAAaaacctctttttttttttttttttttttagatatctGGCATCGTATACCTCAACTGCGAGCTAAGGGGTTGTTATACCCAAGTACTGTTTAGCACTCCTCTTAATATATACCCCGAAGTTATATGCCCACTACAAGCAATATAACCCAGAATACGCGCAGTGTTTGATTGTTTCTAGTCAgatctaaaacaaaatttacaaaaacatattaacaAGAAAATATTCATGTAAAGAGTGTCGCAATATGCAAAGTATTCCTCAACCCACAAAGGCAGATCATTTGGGACTTATGGCTCTGTTGGCTCTCCTGGCCTTAACCTGCCCGATCTACAAAGGGTATCCTAGCGAATACAAGCCACTTCAATTACAAAGAAATATTCATAAGGCATCCAAGGAAAACCTTGCTCTGATACCAGGAATAAAAGAGGGGGGAGGAGGGAGAACAAATAAAATGAGATTATGAACAAAGGAGTTGTGTAagattataagaatataaatctGGCAGAGCCGGTTAGATATTCTCTCATAAGTTTACCTCGAGGGGGGGAGGAGGGAGAACAAATAAAATGAGATTATGAACAAAGGAGTTGTGTAAGattatgagaatataaatctgGCAGAGCCGGTTAGATATTCTCTCATAAGTTTACCTCTCTCCTTTGTCATTTTAAGATTCAAGTGAATTTCAACCAATTAGAAAGATTGTGCCACTGTAAcattactaatatttttcatgATAGGTTGGCCAATCCATGAACTGAAAAGTATCAATATCAGACTCCACATTCCTGGATAGCCAAATGATTATGCAAACAGAATATAGAATTGctactttcaaatttttgtattgAAAATTAACCATTAGCATCACATGACAGGTTACTAGGTACCTGCATGTGCCTCTCCCAATGAAAATTaatcctaaaatattttaagtagaTTGGGATAGGAAAAATGCAGCAGTCAAAGCAATTGAAAACAACTGACCTTTCAACTTGATGGCCAGAAACAGGATCCAACTCATACGTTGACAAACAATTCTGGGTCCTTTTGTAGAATTTAAAACCAACTTCTCTTGCAGCAATCACAAATGCTGCTTCATCTGGAGATTCAGCCTCATATGAGACATTTCCTGTTTCTTCATCCACTTCTGGTATGGCAGTATGACAAATTGCCAATAAgcgaaaaaaaaattgtataatatcTGCATAAGGCTCATTAACCCAGTTTCCATTCATTATCCTTTCATCTGTAAAGTTAAAACCTTTGATAGGCTCTTTTCTATCAGGAGAGTCCCCAATTTCATTAGATTTTGATTTTAGACCATTAATGTGCTCATGAAGAATAGGTGAACCATTACTTCTTCCCATGGCTTGCTCAACCTCTGTAACACCATGACCATAAGGTACCCCAGCAATAGAACATTTGATGAACGCCATTGAGTTGCAGGTCAGAGTTCCAGTTTTATCAGAAAGTATTGTGTCAACTTGGCCTAGTTCCTCATTCAAGTTTGAAGTTCGGGCACGAGCTGGTTTGTCTGCTTCTTCATAGTACATGTGGATATCTTGATTGATGAAGATGCTTTGAAGGACTTTGACAATCTCTATTGAGAAATAAAGAGAGATAGGAATAAAGAAGTTATATAACATTAAGGCTGTTAAAGAATGAAATATGGCAGCTGCAGCTGCTCTCTCTGGATCAAAGAAAATTGTGGAACGATCTGGTCTTAGATACCATCTTTTCATCAACCCATTGTTCAGGTCTCCTTTGGTTATGATGCCAAAGATAATAGATCCAACAAATGCAATtagaaataaaacacaaaacaagaaGTAGATAATCTTATCCATCTTCTTCTCAATTTTGCTTCTTTTTGAAGGAGGATCAGTGGAGTTTTGAATAACCTTTGTGTCATGACCAGTAAAGACGACGACTCCAAACACATAGTCTGTGTTGCGAAGTTTGGAGTCTCTCAAAAGAAGTTGCTGAGCAGAAAGAGGGTACTTTTGCTCTTCAAACTCCATGCTCCCGACAAATGAATACAGATTTGCATTTGGGTCTTCACATTTGATGACAGCTCTAAAATCACGTATTTTGAAGTCCTCCTGTAAGGAAGAAGTTACATCCAACCCTTGTTTTAACTTCAAATTTGTTTCACCATCCAAGTTCATGGTCTCAACATAGCATACTGCATCTTCATAACTGGAGGAAAGCAGTAGGAGGTCAGCAGGGAAGAATTCATCCTTCATTATCTTCACTATATTCCCTACTCTCAGATTCTTCCATTCAGTATATTCAAAATTGCCATCACCTTTATGCAATATAACTCTTCTATTGTTCACCTCAATATCCTGTAGAAGTATGCCGTTAGCCAAAATATATACCCTGAATTGATAGCTTGCCATATATAGGAAATATCGTGGTAGAATTTAGAATAAATAGACACTGTTTTGGAATTTTATATATCTGACTGTACTGTCattatataaaactattaaatacaAGTCTAGCTAGAAATTGACATATCTAGGAGTCTGAGAGATTATTTTCCAACAACTGATTCCATTGGTTTAAACGCATAACTAGAATAGAGATGTCTGTTGTAGGTCATGAAAATTGAGATTCAATTTCTGTCCTCAATTTTAATAAAGCTACTGTCAAATAGAATCTTCCTTAAATTTTTCTAAAACCCATGCATAAGCTCAGGAAAAATTATTGACATCATTTAagctattaaaaattatatgtctCACTGATTTCATGGGTAGTTTTAAATCCTGGACAGCTACGCCCAGTGGATGGCACCAGAAATGCTATAGCAGCATAGCTactattttgaattttctaaTCGTTTGTATAATGTATGCTACATacatataaattctaaaaattcataaaaaacgTCTAAAAAATAATGGTATTCATaattaacaacaaaatataataggtgtttcaaacaaaacattcaagtaaatatataaaaatatatatatacaagttTCCTAGAAATGAATCGTCAATTATCAATCGTGAACTTTCAAATTCAAGTATTCTTTACCATTTTCATTACTATTACAGCTGTCAATTTCATTTCTACAATTGAAGTCCTTAAAAAAGCTCCCAAAAAAGCATTAATGTATCTCTTCAGAGAGCTTTAGCACAGCTATAGCCATGCTATTCGGTCTGCTAAGACCAATTTGCTAAGGCAGCCCCTGTAGCAAGCCCGGGCCTCTTTGCACCATTATGCAGCTATGGTGGCACTATAGCTCTCTATTAAAAAACCCTGATTTCATAGACAGTAAGTTGCAAAATAAATGTAAGTAAATTCAAACAAAAGAGGAGACCACAGACCAATGTTAAGAAGAGAAGACCAGTATAATTCAATTAGACTCTACATACTCACGCTGCATAGTTGAAGAAATTTactttataaaacaaaattacctGCTTTTTCCTGCGCCAGTCTTCAATACCCTCTTTCACCATAGTTGCCCCAACGATGATAGAGAGTGGAAGGATAGCACTGACAGCAGTATAAGGAGTAAGCTTTGTGAAGGCCAAGATCCCAGCCACCAAGAAATAGAAATTAGCCACCCTCCTAAACTGCTCAAAAAGTGACTTTGGCAAGAAAGTGGCAACCGTGTATTTTGTGGACCTAACAGAATTATCAGCATAATTGAAAACCCCTCCCTCGAACCTATCAGGTTCATTGCAGAAAACCACCCTGGAATGACCATGGCCCCCAATCCGCGAATGTTCTCTCTTCAAGGTTGTTTTACCACAAGCAAATGAGTAGATCTTGCTAAACTTAAGCTTTATCATACTCCTCTTTCTCCCACCCCTCATCTTCTTCTATCTAAATGGTATAAGTGATTGATCCAAATTCCAAAATGATAGCAATAATAAAAGGCATCAAGGGTCAATAAGGTGGACTAAGTACTCTTCCCAATCCCTGAAGCAAAGTCCAACACTAGCAGACAAATCGGTAACCTTACCTAGTCTTAAAAAGCAACTTCCCTAACCACTGTGCTTGAAAGGGAACTGAGTGTCACTAGTCAACAAACAAAACCATCACAACCACACAAAAACTCGGAACCCCTTTTGGCCTTTTGCCACAAAATTACGCAATCTTGGCCACGAAGGAACGGAAAGTGGAGAATGGAAGAGAAACAAAAAGATGAAGTTTAAAGGATAAAACCTGTGTTCTGTTGGGAACAAGCAATGTGAAGTGTACTTCGAAAAGTTTGGGGTGGTTTACGTAACTGGGTCACGAAAAGAAGGAGCCTTGGAATTTGGCATGTTAGGAAGGTGCATTCCATATCAAATGCTGTTACTTTGTAACTTTATCCTACAGCACCGTGCCAAGAGAAAATTGAGGTAATATCGTTGTTGTGTCGGCAAAGAAGCAaacacagagagagagagagagtagtAACCAATTTCTAGATTTTGATACACACGGGccgtttttgtttttaaatgttattttaattatgaaataattttgtgattaattttaatagcttttaaattaatttgattttagtttgtcgttgcttaattttaatttctaatcaACAACTTAATAtgtgttaataattaaaatgtaagtattaaaattaaataaatgaaggTTTcgtagaaattaaaaaaaaattgtcgtatttttaaaatgtaaaacatATTCAATATTTTCCACTCAAATTATTCCTCACGACAACTTTATGTATATATACGTATTTCTCGGAACTAATTTTATACATTTGGATAAATCTGAACTCATTTAATGTTATGGAATAATAGATACCTAGGATATGGCCAAAAAATGTATGCGACGGCGATATTTCTTCCCCATGATTCAATTGGAAGTACATTTTTCAAGATAGTTTGTCAATACAATAATAAATCATGAGCAGTAATGTGTCAAAATTATTGAAacattattatttgaaatatatagcATTACGTTATAATCTTATAGCTATGTCTTAAAACTCTATAAGCACTTTGTTTCACCTATAGtaaatttttatagtttatctatctttattaatatatatatatatatatatatatatataacattacttaaaaaaaattaagttgaacaatatatattatggcttaaatatctttttcgttctcatttttgtagtgtttacTACGGATGGTCCTTATTTTtaccaaatatttaaaatagtcatcattttcgcaattcgtgtttaatttagtccttttgtGTGACGTCGTTTAAATCGGTAATGGAGCATTGTACAAATGACATTGTTTGTATTACGTTTAATTGTGGTATATTAGGTGTATAATACAACTGtagatattataaaatttgggATAAATAGGTGAGTTAgggttttgaaaatgaattatgTAAGGCCCACTATTTGTACTGCCCTAATTTTAAAGGGGTTGTcccaaatcagttgggcctaaggctagCCCATAAAGAGCCAAAGACCCTTTACCATCTAACACCCTCATTTCGGCCACTTTAAAGAAACACAGCcacctgttagtgggagttcatggtggtgcctcagttggtcgagacgtaattccatgacccctattagtgggagttAATGGTgatgccccatctatataatttagtaaggactcaaggtaaggttgcatctaacactctaaagagtcagttagtctcacataaaGCGTACTGACTCTAGTGTTGAGAGTAACAAGAGGCCTagaactcattaagggctaaccttgtgggggatgagacattgtaacattttagctcggtagagtagggaagtccaccacaagtgcaagcatccgctgaatccgactaattatatgtatccggatgaatcgagtctgagtcttagtgtattgtttgaaaagTCATAGCATGTTTGGTTGACATATACTTCTTGGACTGTGAAATAGCatgtaactgtatgataaaccgttttctactctagcttacccttctgtttaTTGTTTGTTCTCTTTGTGTAGttttctttcttgcgatgatcgtCAATTCATTAATGTGAGCAGATGCAAGAAAtgctcgtggtcaacagggaaatGGTGATTCCGATGCGTAGTTATTTGGGCTGGATTCTGTTCATTTGAGTTTCTTTTAGGGCTATGGCCAATGTATTTCTTTGTCTTTGggctttattttgaaatattgttgGTCTACTATTATACTTTGTtactggcatcgtggtgtgccttaggtcaattcttgttttcttttggaAAATTGTAAGGAGTAGTGTTCATACTCCAGGACCttgcttttaatattattatgtgtgacatttcctttaattagcgttattaattaaatggggtgttacaaattGTTGGgcaaaagaaattttggcagTATTcattcctccattcccaattcgTGTCGGTGCCTTCTTGCAATCTTCTTTCAACAATCCAATTATCTAGGTATGTCACGGGgtctcaatcttcttccttgacctctggttgtaatcgttgcaGGAAACAGTGTTGTAGCACTTCCTGCAATGTTGGTGGTTCAACAAACACtatgaaaatgaggacaaaaaaggtatttaagccataTATTATCAAAAGTGGTATATGATGCACTGATACTTCATTTTGAATCACGTATCCATGTCCAACACATATTTGTATATGATTCTTTAGGATATTATACAGAtccttatcaatgaagtattaAATCTATAAAGTTGtaatacttttatgatgacaataatttataaattcttaTGTTAACGATGTTTactacaaattatattttaatttggattcacacaataataatcatatatttatcatatttttagaaattattttacatttttcaataaaCATATATCAAGTATTgcatcttattattttcaaaataaatgtatcaaTTTATTGAATATATGTCGTATCGTATGCACATATCATATTTGTGCATCATAGAAAGTGATAATGCCATAAGTGTGTTATTGAGAAATAACTAATATATCACATCATGCATCACTAACACATTTAAccaaaaaacacattttaacaaaaaaaaactaaattgttaatattaaaagtaatgaaaccatattaaaataaaacttaaaaataataatgggaTAAAACAAGTTATCTAATCTATTATACTAATATGAACTACCAAATGgcaaatttttcaatattttaatctttctgaacgaataaaattcaaaattttctttctaCAATAAGAAAATATGTTTACGTGTCATCttctcaaaattttgaagattaaaaaataaatcaaaataaaatcttttCATCTCTTCGTATCCCACACACAATATCAATTCTTTCaaacttctctctctttctcaaacatcttcatcttcttctttgtcTTCCTCAAACCTTTtcattctcttttctctctttctcaaaCCTCTTCAGAGcttattctctctctttctcaaacCTCTCAGCTTCTTCATCTGTCTCTGGATCACCCACACACCACACCATGGCGAACACCAAATCTTCAGCttcatctctctctttctcactctGATTCAGATCTGTGaactctattttcttttttacgaATCTTCATCGATTACGACCAAGAATGCTTTAGAAAAACCAAGCTTTATCTGGTCTAAATGGTTCAGATGAAAAGGTCGAAGACAGATTTGAATCTCAAACAGCGAAAGCTTTCAacaagatttgatttttttgttgcAGATTGACCACGGTAtgtaaagtatttatttttactcaacTTTCGGTTATTTTCATCCTTTTCATCCTCaccatttttaataaacttcATCTCTATGaactctcttttcttttttacgaATCTTCATCAGTTATGGCCAAGAATGCTCCAGAAAAACCAAGATTTTTTTGGTCTAAATGGTTCAGATGAAAAGGTCGAAGACAATTTTAAATCTCAAACAGCAGAAGATTTCAgcaagatttgatttttttttattggagaATGACCACGGTATGTAAAAAAAGGAATTTTGCTCTGATATTCTTGATGACCTTCACGAATAAAACAAGGTaacaaattcttattttttttttcgttcttctaccatcttctcatatctactttttttttcatcatttttgtgTTTGATGGATATTTTTCTCTGagatctacttatttttgttctatttttttgtttgatgaatGTTTTACTTTCAGATCTACTTTTCTTTGTTGACAAGATTGGTTGGATCGAGGTTTTTTTCTCAGATCTGTTGTTCGATGTATATTTTCTTCTCATATCTACTTTTCTTTTGGTTGatgttttgctctcagattCTTCAGCACCTTTACAAATACAAAGAAGGTAACAActtctcattttcattattttcgttcttctaccatcttctcagatataattttttattgttgatgagATGTGTTGGATTGAGATTTTTGTCTCAGATCTACTGTTGGATGTATTTTTTCTTCTCAGATATACTTTACTGTGGAGATTTATTTTTTGCTCTGATATTCTTGATGACCTTCACGAATAAAAAATGGTaacaaattcttatttttttcattcttctacCATCTTTTCAgatctacttttttttctatcatttttatgtttgatgaatatttttttctaagatctacttatttttatgcttttttttgtttgatgaatCTTTTGCTTTcatatcttcttttctttgttgACTAGATTGGTTGGATCAAGTTTTTTGTCTCAGATTTGTTGTTCGATGGATTTTTTATTCTCAgatttacttttcttttggtTGATGTTTTGCTTTGAGATTCTTCAGCACCTTGACAAATACGAAAAATGTAACAacttctcattttcatttttttcattcttctaccatcttctcagatcttttttttttgttgacaaGATGTGTTCGATCAAGATTTTTGACTTAGATCTACTATTGGAtgtattttttcttctcatatGTACTTTTCTGTGGAGATTTATTTTTTGCTCTAAGATTGTTGATGACCTTCACGAATGAAAAAAGGTaacaaattcttattttttttcgttcttctaccatcttctcatatcatcttttttttctatcatttttgtgTTTGATGGATATTTTTCTCTGAGATCTACTTAGCTATTTTTTATCAATGTTTTGCTTTCAGTTCTACTTTTCTTTATTAACGAAATGTGTTGGATCTAGGTTTTTCAATTTGAACCATCATGAGAAGCAATTCtacttttcttttgttctttttcaattttgttcttattttccTCTATTTTGTTTACTTATCAAAAAGGTAGCTACTATTCTTTGTTGTATTTATCTTTTGGATGATATTTTATTCTCAGATGAATCAATATGGTTTAGAACACCATAAATGTAATAACTTTTCAATATTATAAATACTATCCTTTTTTTAATGACTTTTCACTATTTTTCaacattttgtatat
Encoded here:
- the LOC114162963 gene encoding putative phospholipid-transporting ATPase 9 isoform X2, with product MRGGRKRSMIKLKFSKIYSFACGKTTLKREHSRIGGHGHSRVVFCNEPDRFEGGVFNYADNSVRSTKYTVATFLPKSLFEQFRRVANFYFLVAGILAFTKLTPYTAVSAILPLSIIVGATMVKEGIEDWRRKKQDIEVNNRRVILHKGDGNFEYTEWKNLRVGNIVKIMKDEFFPADLLLLSSSYEDAVCYVETMNLDGETNLKLKQGLDVTSSLQEDFKIRDFRAVIKCEDPNANLYSFVGSMEFEEQKYPLSAQQLLLRDSKLRNTDYVFGVVVFTGHDTKVIQNSTDPPSKRSKIEKKMDKIIYFLFCVLFLIAFVGSIIFGIITKGDLNNGLMKRWYLRPDRSTIFFDPERAAAAAIFHSLTALMLYNFFIPISLYFSIEIVKVLQSIFINQDIHMYYEEADKPARARTSNLNEELGQVDTILSDKTGTLTCNSMAFIKCSIAGVPYGHGVTEVEQAMGRSNGSPILHEHINGLKSKSNEIGDSPDRKEPIKGFNFTDERIMNGNWVNEPYADIIQFFFRLLAICHTAIPEVDEETGNVSYEAESPDEAAFVIAAREVGFKFYKRTQNCLSTYELDPVSGHQVERLISINRTYKLLNVLEFSSSRKRMSVIAKDEEGRILLLSKGADSVMFERLANNGRKFEEKTMEHVHEYADAGLRTLILAYRELDEEEYKVFDGKLSEVKNSVSEDRETLIEELLDTVERNLILLGATAVEDKLQNGVPDCIDKLAQAKIKIWVLTGDKMETAINIGFSCRLLRQGMKQIIIHLEIPEIQALEKVGDKMAIAKVSRESVHHQLYEGAQLLFASKGTCQQTFALIIDGKSLTYALEDNMKNMFLELASHCASVICCRSSPKQKALVTRLVKSGTGKTTLAIGDGANDVGMLQEADVGIGISGVEGMQAVMSSDIAIAQFQYLERLLLVHGHWCYRRMSSMICYFFFKNITFGFTLFLYEVYASFSGEPAYNDWFLSLYSVFFSSLPVIALGVLDQDVSARYCLKFPILYQEGVQNVLFSWRIVLSWMLNGFINATMIFFFCTKAIEPQAFDEEGRTAGRDMLGVTMYTCVVWVVNLQMALAIRYFTLIQHVFIWGSIAFWYLFLLAYGAMPPKFSTNVYQVFIETLAASPSFWAVTFFVAISTLIPYLTFSVIQMWFFPMYHQMVQWIRYERKTNGTE
- the LOC114162963 gene encoding putative phospholipid-transporting ATPase 9 isoform X3 translates to MRGGRKRSMIKLKFSKIYSFACGKTTLKREHSRIGGHGHSRVVFCNEPDRFEGGVFNYADNSVRSTKYTVATFLPKSLFEQFRRVANFYFLVAGILAFTKLTPYTAVSAILPLSIIVGATMVKEGIEDWRRKKQDIEVNNRRVILHKGDGNFEYTEWKNLRVGNIVKIMKDEFFPADLLLLSSSYEDAVCYVETMNLDGETNLKLKQGLDVTSSLQEDFKIRDFRAVIKCEDPNANLYSFVGSMEFEEQKYPLSAQQLLLRDSKLRNTDYVFGVVVFTGHDTKVIQNSTDPPSKRSKIEKKMDKIIYFLFCVLFLIAFVGSIIFGIITKGDLNNGLMKRWYLRPDRSTIFFDPERAAAAAIFHSLTALMLYNFFIPISLYFSIEIVKVLQSIFINQDIHMYYEEADKPARARTSNLNEELGQVDTILSDKTGTLTCNSMAFIKCSIAGVPYGHGVTEVEQAMGRSNGSPILHEHINGLKSKSNEIGDSPDRKEPIKGFNFTDERIMNGNWVNEPYADIIQFFFRLLAICHTAIPEVDEETGNVSYEAESPDEAAFVIAAREVGFKFYKRTQNCLSTYELDPVSGHQVERTYKLLNVLEFSSSRKRMSVIAKDEEGRILLLSKGADSVMFERLANNGRKFEEKTMEHVHEYADAGLRTLILAYRELDEEEYKVFDGKLSEVKNSVSEDRETLIEELLDTVERNLILLGATAVEDKLQNGVPDCIDKLAQAKIKIWVLTGDKMETAINIGFSCRLLRQGMKQIIIHLEIPEIQALEKVGDKMAIAKVSRESVHHQLYEGAQLLFASKGTCQQTFALIIDGKSLTYALEDNMKNMFLELASHCASVICCRSSPKQKALVTRLVKSGTGKTTLAIGDGANDVGMLQEADVGIGISGVEGMQAVMSSDIAIAQFQYLERLLLVHGHWCYRRMSSMICYFFFKNITFGFTLFLYEVYASFSGEPAYNDWFLSLYSVFFSSLPVIALGVLDQDVSARYCLKFPILYQEGVQNVLFSWRIVLSWMLNGFINATMIFFFCTKAIEPQAFDEEGRTAGRDMLGVTMYTCVVWVVNLQMALAIRYFTLIQHVFIWGSIAFWYLFLLAYGAMPPKFSTNVYQVFIETLAASPSFWAVTFFVAISTLIPYLTFSVIQMWFFPMYHQMVQWIRYERKTNGTE